In the Thermoplasma sp. Kam2015 genome, one interval contains:
- a CDS encoding DEAD/DEAH box helicase — MVGIDMSKFEDCNINDDLKADLERIGFVEMTAVQEQAMSPALDGKDLIIRSKTGSGKTAAYLVPILNMIGRGRKPRALVVLPTRELAIQVNGVAERLGRRSRIRSTVIYGGSSMSRQIESLEKGTDIIVGTPGRILDLHDRGFLDLSAIRYFVLDEADVMLDMGFIDDIRKIMSFLNEEKQTFILSATMPEEIVEMASDFMHDPTTIMVDSDEVTVKEIDHYYTITKRNRKLQALQNYLKTYGPQKTIIFSRTKAGTKMVCDFLLNKGYNAVMINGDMSQSQREKAMYLFRNRVEYLVATNVAARGIDIRDVTDIINFDLPDDPKVYVHRVGRTARLGSDGRAFSIVEENQKDAVRQIERMARVSLRQIRMQD; from the coding sequence ATGGTTGGAATAGATATGTCGAAATTCGAAGATTGCAATATAAACGATGATCTGAAAGCAGATCTTGAAAGGATTGGTTTTGTTGAAATGACGGCTGTACAGGAACAGGCAATGTCACCTGCCCTCGATGGTAAGGATCTCATCATAAGATCGAAGACTGGATCTGGAAAGACCGCTGCTTACCTCGTGCCCATACTTAACATGATAGGGCGCGGAAGAAAGCCAAGGGCACTTGTTGTGCTTCCCACGAGGGAGCTGGCGATACAGGTAAATGGAGTCGCGGAGAGACTGGGGCGCAGATCAAGGATAAGATCCACAGTCATCTATGGTGGATCCTCAATGTCAAGGCAGATAGAGTCTCTGGAAAAGGGAACCGATATCATTGTGGGTACTCCGGGCAGAATACTTGATCTTCATGATCGCGGGTTTCTGGATCTGTCAGCTATACGATATTTCGTACTGGATGAGGCAGACGTAATGCTGGACATGGGCTTCATAGACGATATCAGGAAGATCATGTCATTCCTCAACGAGGAGAAACAGACGTTCATACTTTCGGCAACTATGCCGGAGGAGATCGTGGAGATGGCCAGCGATTTCATGCACGATCCAACTACGATAATGGTCGATTCTGACGAGGTCACGGTTAAAGAAATTGACCACTATTACACGATAACGAAGAGAAATAGAAAGCTTCAGGCACTGCAGAATTACCTGAAAACATACGGTCCTCAGAAAACAATAATCTTCTCAAGGACAAAGGCTGGTACCAAGATGGTTTGCGATTTTCTTCTAAACAAGGGTTACAACGCCGTCATGATCAATGGGGATATGAGCCAGAGCCAGAGAGAAAAAGCCATGTACCTCTTCAGGAACAGGGTGGAATATCTTGTTGCGACAAACGTTGCCGCAAGGGGCATAGACATCCGCGACGTGACAGATATAATAAACTTTGATCTGCCAGACGATCCCAAGGTTTACGTCCACAGAGTGGGAAGAACTGCAAGGCTGGGGTCAGATGGTCGTGCATTCAGCATAGTGGAGGAAAATCAGAAAGACGCTGTGCGCCAGATCGAACGCATGGCTAGAGTGAGCCTCAGACAGATACGGATGCAGGATTAG